One window from the genome of Streptomyces sp. NBC_00287 encodes:
- a CDS encoding helix-turn-helix transcriptional regulator yields the protein MTDRRLWSYKEIAAHIKVQPDTVRSYRKHGLLPPPDHVEGGKPFWYAETVRAWVASRPGNRGRREI from the coding sequence ATGACCGACCGAAGGCTCTGGTCCTACAAAGAAATCGCGGCGCACATCAAGGTGCAGCCCGACACCGTGCGGTCCTATCGCAAGCACGGGCTGCTGCCCCCGCCCGATCATGTGGAGGGCGGCAAGCCCTTCTGGTACGCCGAAACCGTCCGCGCCTGGGTCGCCTCCCGCCCGGGCAACCGCGGCCGAAGGGAAATCTGA
- a CDS encoding heavy-metal-associated domain-containing protein: MSVSAVYKVSGMSCGHCEGAVSGEISELPGVSSVKAVASTGEVTVISEAALREEDVRAAVDEAGFELVGVI, encoded by the coding sequence ATGAGCGTGAGCGCCGTCTACAAGGTCAGCGGGATGAGCTGCGGACACTGCGAAGGCGCCGTCTCCGGCGAGATCTCCGAGCTGCCCGGCGTCAGCTCCGTGAAGGCCGTCGCCTCGACCGGCGAGGTCACGGTCATCTCCGAGGCGGCGCTGCGCGAGGAGGATGTGCGGGCGGCCGTGGACGAGGCGGGTTTTGAACTCGTCGGCGTCATCTGA
- the iolC gene encoding 5-dehydro-2-deoxygluconokinase, which yields MAYDLITMGRIGVDLYPLQTGVPLPQVTSFGKFLGGSATNVAVAAARLGRNTAVITRTGDDPFGTYLHEALRDFGVDDRWVTPVQGLPTPVTFCEVFPPDDFPLYFYRQPKAPDLEIDAHELDLDAIRDARIFWVTGTGLSEEPSRTATLAALAHRAKSGITVFDLDWRPMFWKNPDQARPFYREALKHTTVAVGNLDEVEIATRVRDPHAAARALLDAGVELAVVKQGPKGVLAVHRNGDQAEVPPLPVTVLNGLGAGDAFGGSLCHGLLNDWDLETTMRHANAAGAIVASRLECSSAMPTQAEVAAALTAGAVLPPAAAEGEAEAGYGDPR from the coding sequence ATGGCGTACGACCTGATCACCATGGGGCGGATCGGCGTGGACCTCTATCCGCTGCAGACGGGCGTCCCCCTGCCGCAGGTCACCTCCTTCGGCAAGTTCCTCGGCGGCTCGGCGACGAACGTCGCGGTAGCCGCCGCCCGGCTGGGCCGGAACACCGCCGTCATCACCCGCACCGGCGACGACCCCTTCGGCACCTACCTCCACGAGGCCCTGCGTGACTTCGGCGTCGACGACCGCTGGGTGACCCCGGTCCAGGGCCTGCCCACCCCGGTCACGTTCTGCGAGGTGTTCCCGCCGGACGACTTCCCGCTGTACTTCTACCGGCAGCCCAAGGCCCCCGACCTGGAGATCGACGCCCACGAACTCGACCTCGACGCCATTCGCGACGCCCGTATCTTCTGGGTGACCGGCACAGGACTGAGCGAGGAGCCCAGCCGTACGGCAACCCTCGCGGCGCTCGCCCACCGGGCCAAGTCGGGCATCACGGTCTTCGACCTCGACTGGCGCCCGATGTTCTGGAAGAACCCGGACCAGGCCCGCCCCTTCTACCGGGAGGCCCTCAAGCACACCACCGTCGCCGTGGGCAATCTCGACGAGGTGGAGATCGCCACGCGAGTCCGCGACCCGCACGCGGCCGCCCGCGCCCTCCTGGACGCCGGAGTCGAACTGGCCGTGGTGAAGCAGGGCCCGAAGGGCGTACTGGCGGTGCACCGCAACGGCGACCAGGCCGAGGTCCCGCCGCTCCCGGTGACCGTCCTCAACGGCCTGGGCGCCGGCGACGCCTTCGGCGGCTCCCTCTGCCACGGCCTCCTGAACGACTGGGATCTGGAAACAACCATGCGCCACGCCAACGCAGCAGGCGCCATAGTCGCCTCCCGCCTGGAGTGCTCCTCAGCAATGCCGACGCAGGCCGAGGTAGCGGCAGCCCTGACGGCTGGAGCCGTACTCCCACCCGCAGCCGCCGAAGGTGAAGCCGAGGCCGGATACGGAGACCCCCGGTGA
- a CDS encoding helix-turn-helix domain-containing protein — MRVLSGHGSYGSWEFALAAPHPRLRPGVLSYRGFRFDLARPRRRLETPIGAATLLLGFGEPVTISRPGREPDTLVSLYCGPTTTPAVGEHSGRLAGIEVLFAPWAAFTLFGTPQYELADRTVDPDELPHALDIRVGELAGALGALSSWEERFGLLDEVFTRWYEAGAPSSGRVVRAWAELVRSGGAMPVPRLAEEVGWSLRHLESRFREQIGLGPKAAARVLRLQRARRLLAAGRGAAETAAACGFYDQAHLSGEFKAMTGCTPREFAAARRLPGQQIGAADRLAGEATSLVLAPDGSSVFSKT; from the coding sequence ATGCGGGTGCTGTCCGGGCACGGCTCCTATGGGTCCTGGGAGTTCGCGCTTGCCGCTCCCCATCCTCGGCTGCGGCCCGGTGTTCTCAGCTATCGCGGGTTTCGGTTCGACCTTGCGCGGCCTCGGCGGCGGCTGGAGACCCCCATCGGCGCGGCGACCTTGCTGCTCGGGTTCGGGGAGCCCGTGACGATCTCGCGGCCCGGGCGGGAGCCCGACACGCTCGTGTCCTTGTACTGCGGGCCCACCACCACCCCCGCCGTCGGTGAGCACAGCGGTCGGCTGGCCGGGATCGAGGTGCTGTTTGCTCCCTGGGCCGCGTTCACGTTGTTCGGGACTCCGCAGTACGAGCTTGCCGACCGGACCGTCGATCCCGATGAGTTGCCGCACGCCTTGGACATCCGCGTCGGTGAACTGGCCGGAGCGCTGGGCGCGTTGTCGTCCTGGGAGGAGCGGTTCGGGCTGTTGGACGAGGTGTTCACGCGCTGGTACGAGGCGGGGGCGCCGAGTTCGGGGCGGGTGGTGCGGGCCTGGGCGGAGCTGGTGCGCAGTGGCGGTGCGATGCCGGTGCCGCGGCTCGCGGAGGAGGTCGGTTGGAGTCTGCGGCACCTGGAGAGCCGGTTCCGTGAGCAGATCGGCCTCGGTCCGAAGGCCGCCGCCCGGGTGCTGCGGCTGCAACGGGCCCGGCGGTTGCTGGCGGCCGGGCGTGGCGCCGCGGAGACCGCTGCCGCCTGCGGGTTCTACGACCAGGCGCATCTGAGTGGTGAGTTCAAGGCGATGACGGGGTGTACGCCCCGGGAGTTCGCGGCCGCCCGGCGGCTGCCGGGTCAGCAGATCGGTGCCGCGGATCGGCTGGCCGGCGAGGCCACGAGTCTGGTGCTCGCACCCGATGGCAGTTCGGTTTTTTCCAAGACCTGA
- the iolB gene encoding 5-deoxy-glucuronate isomerase, with protein sequence MTTNSELYVPKGATGDANYALDIDPRRAGWTHSSLRIVELAPGGTHTFTTGDSEWIVLPLQGGCTVQTEQDEFQLLGRESVFAGVTDFAYVPRDARALIASGAGGRFALAGARCERRLPARYGPAPEVPMEERGSGNRLRHVRNFASADAFECDKLIAVEVITPGGNWSSYPPHKHDEHRPGQEAELEEIYYFEIDGPHGFGYQRVSPSREGGSDVLAEVRSGDVVLVPDGWHGPSIAQPGHDMYYLNVMAGPGETREWRICFHPDHTEGYR encoded by the coding sequence ATGACGACGAACAGTGAGCTGTACGTCCCCAAGGGCGCGACCGGCGACGCGAACTACGCGCTCGACATCGACCCCAGGCGGGCCGGCTGGACCCACTCCAGTCTGCGGATCGTCGAGCTGGCGCCGGGTGGTACGCACACCTTCACCACCGGGGACAGCGAATGGATCGTACTGCCCCTGCAAGGTGGTTGTACGGTGCAAACAGAGCAGGACGAGTTCCAACTCCTGGGCCGGGAGAGCGTGTTCGCGGGGGTCACCGACTTCGCGTACGTGCCCCGAGACGCCCGGGCACTGATCGCCTCCGGCGCGGGTGGCCGCTTTGCTTTGGCAGGAGCAAGGTGCGAGCGACGACTCCCCGCCCGCTACGGCCCCGCGCCGGAGGTCCCCATGGAGGAGCGCGGCAGCGGCAACCGGCTGCGCCATGTGCGCAACTTCGCCTCCGCCGACGCCTTCGAGTGCGACAAGCTGATCGCCGTAGAAGTGATCACTCCTGGTGGCAACTGGTCCTCGTACCCGCCGCACAAGCACGACGAGCACCGGCCGGGGCAGGAGGCGGAGCTGGAGGAGATCTACTACTTCGAGATCGACGGCCCGCACGGCTTCGGCTACCAGCGCGTGTCCCCCTCCCGGGAGGGCGGCTCCGATGTGCTCGCCGAGGTCCGCTCGGGTGATGTCGTCCTCGTCCCCGACGGCTGGCACGGCCCGTCGATCGCCCAGCCCGGCCACGACATGTACTACCTGAACGTCATGGCGGGTCCCGGCGAGACCCGGGAGTGGCGGATCTGCTTCCACCCCGACCACACGGAGGGTTACCGATGA
- a CDS encoding cation:proton antiporter, with protein sequence MSQAGTLILIMSIAVLAPLLAHGVGRWLPVPLVIFEIALGILVGPDVLGWAGEGEVIDTLADLGLAMLIFLAGYEIEFDKVRGNTLRRSVRAWLISLAVGLGLATLLSGFDRGVYIGTALTSTALGTVLPVLRDAGELRSRFGSVMMAFGAVGEFGPIIAIALLLSGRSPGRSTAVLAAFALLTAAAVWWATRPRPPWFSKVVAVTLHTSGQFAVRLVVLLLAAMLGISQALGLDTLLGAFAAGVIARLLLHGSAPDSAEPVMEKVEAMGFGFLVPVFYVVTGIEFDLDALLSGGRALLLLPLFLVLFLVVRGLPVYALAPRDLGARDRKGLTLFAATALPLVVAITTIGVDEGELRTDEAAALVGAAMLSVLVFPLAGLRLRGGRAARRDPLKEPEPESW encoded by the coding sequence ATGTCGCAGGCCGGGACGCTCATCCTGATCATGTCCATCGCGGTGCTGGCGCCACTGCTCGCCCATGGAGTCGGCCGGTGGCTGCCCGTTCCGCTCGTCATCTTCGAGATCGCGCTCGGCATCCTGGTCGGCCCGGACGTGCTGGGCTGGGCGGGGGAGGGCGAGGTCATCGACACCCTCGCCGATCTCGGTCTGGCGATGCTGATCTTCCTCGCGGGCTACGAGATCGAGTTCGACAAGGTCCGCGGGAACACCCTGCGCCGTTCGGTACGGGCCTGGCTGATCTCGCTGGCGGTGGGTCTGGGCCTGGCCACCCTGCTCTCCGGCTTCGACCGGGGCGTCTACATCGGTACGGCGCTCACCAGCACCGCCCTGGGCACCGTCCTGCCGGTCCTGCGTGACGCGGGGGAACTGCGCTCCCGGTTCGGCTCGGTGATGATGGCGTTCGGTGCGGTGGGGGAGTTCGGGCCGATCATCGCCATCGCCCTGCTGCTGAGCGGACGTTCGCCGGGCCGCTCCACGGCGGTGCTGGCCGCGTTCGCGCTGCTGACGGCGGCGGCCGTGTGGTGGGCGACGCGACCGCGTCCGCCGTGGTTCTCCAAGGTGGTCGCGGTGACGCTGCACACCAGCGGCCAGTTCGCCGTACGCCTTGTGGTGCTGCTCCTCGCGGCCATGCTCGGCATCTCCCAGGCGCTGGGCCTGGACACACTGCTCGGCGCCTTCGCCGCCGGGGTGATCGCACGGCTGCTGCTGCACGGCTCGGCGCCGGACAGCGCGGAGCCGGTGATGGAGAAGGTCGAGGCGATGGGCTTCGGCTTCCTGGTGCCGGTGTTCTACGTGGTCACCGGCATCGAGTTCGACCTGGACGCGCTGCTGTCGGGCGGCCGGGCCCTGCTGCTCCTGCCACTGTTCCTGGTCCTCTTCCTGGTGGTCCGAGGCCTTCCGGTCTACGCCCTGGCCCCACGCGACCTGGGCGCCCGCGACCGCAAGGGCCTCACCCTCTTCGCCGCCACCGCCCTGCCACTGGTCGTCGCCATCACGACGATCGGCGTCGACGAGGGCGAACTCCGCACCGACGAGGCGGCGGCACTGGTCGGCGCGGCGATGCTTTCGGTACTCGTGTTTCCGCTGGCGGGGCTGAGGTTGAGGGGTGGGCGGGCGGCGCGCAGGGATCCGCTCAAGGAACCGGAGCCGGAGTCGTGGTGA
- a CDS encoding Cgl0159 family (beta/alpha)8-fold protein: MTVDVAELVRTRTRHPEAIAEAATRRRRRPLLGDSGRLMIVAADHPARGALAVGDRKFAMANRADLLERLCLALSRPGVDGVLATADILDDLLLLGALDDKVVMGSMNRGGLQGATFELDDRFTGHRPEDIARLNFDAGKLLLRIDYDDPGSLNTLESTARAVDEMAARQLPVFVEPFISRRTPDGKLRNDLSAGAVTRSIAIASGLGGSSAYTWLKVPVTANPDDMAQVMETSTLPAVLLGGDIGDSAEDQVAAYEKWRGALQLPTVRGLVVGRSLLYPADGDVAAAVDTAVGLL; encoded by the coding sequence GTGACCGTCGACGTAGCGGAGCTGGTCCGCACCCGCACCAGGCACCCCGAGGCCATCGCCGAGGCCGCCACAAGACGCCGCCGACGGCCTCTCCTCGGCGACTCGGGCCGCCTCATGATCGTCGCCGCCGACCACCCCGCCCGCGGAGCACTGGCCGTCGGCGACCGCAAGTTCGCCATGGCCAACCGTGCGGATCTCCTGGAACGCCTCTGCCTGGCCCTCTCCCGCCCCGGCGTGGACGGAGTCCTGGCCACCGCGGACATCCTCGACGACCTCCTCCTCCTCGGCGCCCTCGACGACAAAGTCGTCATGGGCTCGATGAACCGAGGCGGCCTCCAGGGCGCCACCTTCGAACTCGACGACCGCTTCACAGGCCACCGCCCCGAGGACATCGCGCGCCTGAACTTCGACGCCGGAAAGCTCCTCCTCCGCATCGACTACGACGACCCGGGCTCCCTGAACACCCTGGAGTCCACCGCCCGAGCGGTCGACGAGATGGCCGCCCGCCAACTCCCGGTGTTCGTCGAGCCGTTCATCAGCCGTCGCACGCCCGACGGCAAACTCCGCAACGATCTCTCCGCCGGCGCGGTCACCCGCTCCATCGCCATCGCCTCGGGCCTCGGCGGCAGTTCGGCCTACACCTGGCTCAAGGTCCCGGTCACCGCCAACCCGGACGACATGGCCCAGGTCATGGAGACATCGACGCTGCCCGCCGTCCTCCTCGGCGGCGACATCGGGGACTCCGCGGAGGACCAGGTCGCCGCCTACGAGAAGTGGCGCGGCGCCCTCCAACTCCCCACCGTGCGCGGCCTGGTGGTCGGCCGTTCGCTGCTGTATCCGGCGGACGGCGATGTGGCCGCCGCCGTGGACACCGCCGTAGGACTGCTGTGA